One region of Syntrophobacter fumaroxidans MPOB genomic DNA includes:
- a CDS encoding pyruvoyl-dependent arginine decarboxylase, with product MIVPTMAFFTKGVGFHKNELQSYELALRDAGIEKQNLVSVSSILPPNCEIIDLEEGLKLLKPGQITYCVMARLSANEFGRMIGASVGIAFPTDRNQYGYISEFHTFGQEEIEVGDFAEDLASTMLATTLGIEFDPDKDYDERREIYLMSGKVVEALSLPCVACGMKGGYVTVISCVVFIE from the coding sequence ATGATCGTCCCGACAATGGCTTTTTTCACCAAGGGCGTGGGTTTCCACAAGAACGAGCTTCAGTCGTATGAGTTGGCGCTACGGGACGCCGGGATCGAGAAACAGAACCTGGTGAGCGTTTCGAGCATTCTACCGCCCAATTGCGAAATCATCGATCTCGAGGAGGGCTTGAAGCTGCTCAAGCCCGGGCAGATCACGTACTGCGTCATGGCCAGGCTCAGTGCCAACGAGTTCGGGAGGATGATCGGGGCATCCGTCGGCATCGCCTTTCCCACCGACAGGAACCAGTACGGGTACATCAGCGAGTTCCACACCTTCGGGCAGGAGGAAATCGAAGTCGGAGATTTCGCCGAGGATCTGGCCTCCACCATGCTGGCCACGACACTCGGAATCGAATTCGATCCGGACAAGGACTACGATGAGCGAAGAGAGATCTACCTGATGAGCGGAAAGGTGGTCGAAGCCCTGTCTCTTCCCTGCGTGGCCTGCGGCATGAAGGGGGGTTACGTGACCGTGATCTCCTGCGTCGTGTTCATTGAATAG
- a CDS encoding ChaN family lipoprotein, whose product MKYMMTNRAMTMHLEEGFEMLMGYDVVFFGEEHDSRIAHEAELIMLTELAKRDSNLVLALEMFERDVQGFLDSYLQGTIPEDRFLDLARPWQNYERDYRPLVELAKTRGLPVIAANVPRRAAAAVAAANAVSPEVAGEDGRYFPSEFHFDSEEYHDRFVAQVEGMPHSLPMKGFDVEALFKAQVLKDAVMAASLEPFLGRRIFFCCGRFHSDFHLGIPYQLARNHPELKIAVVVCAESLMELPMQDCSRIADFIWIDE is encoded by the coding sequence ATGAAGTATATGATGACAAACCGGGCGATGACCATGCACCTGGAAGAGGGCTTCGAAATGCTCATGGGGTATGATGTCGTCTTTTTCGGGGAGGAGCACGATTCCCGCATAGCCCACGAAGCGGAGCTGATCATGCTCACCGAGCTGGCGAAGCGGGATTCGAACCTCGTTCTTGCCCTCGAGATGTTTGAACGCGACGTCCAGGGTTTCCTGGATTCCTATCTCCAGGGAACGATCCCCGAGGATCGCTTTCTCGACCTGGCCCGTCCCTGGCAGAACTACGAACGCGATTATCGGCCGCTTGTCGAGTTGGCGAAAACGCGGGGTCTCCCCGTCATCGCGGCCAACGTGCCGCGCAGGGCGGCCGCGGCGGTTGCGGCGGCCAATGCCGTTTCACCCGAAGTGGCGGGAGAGGACGGTCGGTATTTCCCCTCGGAATTTCACTTCGATTCGGAGGAATACCACGATCGTTTTGTCGCTCAGGTAGAAGGCATGCCGCATTCGCTTCCGATGAAGGGATTCGACGTGGAAGCCCTTTTCAAGGCCCAGGTTCTGAAAGACGCCGTGATGGCCGCATCCCTGGAGCCTTTTCTTGGCCGCCGCATCTTTTTCTGCTGCGGCCGCTTTCATTCGGATTTCCACCTCGGGATACCCTATCAGCTCGCAAGAAACCACCCGGAGTTGAAGATCGCGGTCGTGGTGTGCGCGGAATCCCTGATGGAACTGCCCATGCAGGATTGCTCCCGGATAGCCGATTTCATCTGGATCGACGAGTAG
- a CDS encoding putative bifunctional diguanylate cyclase/phosphodiesterase, whose translation MKTNNVQVQRPVMLLSDDDSEVRRLVYDSLDRLGCEMEEPDNGEQALAAFRRIQPEIVLLDLAMTQADAFELCASLHGARGGERVSILAVAGRGDLEGVRRAIDAGATDFLIHPVDVEMLGLRLSCGRRSAQTRERLSRNEERNRGLIKGIPHLVLQISKEGTVLDFEAPRDFDLRQFPDGLRGRRIQDVFFADAPYVIVRCIERVIETAESQVLEHNVRIGNDIHVYETRILPNAEGEPTVVMRDVTERRKMEKELLQLAYHDPLTGLLNQHSMRERIARALELPGQHGRMTAILWVDIDHLKRVNATFGHELGDVLLQRVADRMLGCARRTDRKARLGSDQSIKAVARMGGDDFVVLLTEISHVKGAANLAKRLLDDLSQPFVLDRHEVYVTASIGIAVHPHDGAEAGTLLKNADSAMHHAKAEGRNNFQFYTSSGKTAALRSLTLEGDLRMALARRELFVEYQPEIDLKTGETVGLETLVRWDHPTLGLIPPLDFIPLAEETGLILPIGEWILSIACMQNAIWHKSGLEPIRVAVNLSGHQFRQRNLIKTIAKTLTNSRLDPQHLELEITESTLMENAASTIHTVKELKSMGVRLAVDDFGTGYSSLSYLRRFPLDVLKIDRSFIRDVTINADDAAITRAIIAMAHNLNLEVIAEGVENEQQLQFLQENNCDMAQGYYYCRPLTPAKLTKHLEKQSSGL comes from the coding sequence ATGAAAACCAATAATGTTCAGGTACAGCGACCCGTCATGCTGCTCTCCGATGATGATTCGGAGGTGAGGCGGCTCGTCTACGACTCGTTGGACAGGCTCGGATGTGAGATGGAAGAACCGGACAACGGGGAACAGGCGCTTGCGGCTTTCAGGCGGATTCAACCCGAAATCGTGCTTCTTGACCTCGCGATGACGCAAGCGGATGCATTCGAGCTTTGCGCTTCCCTCCACGGAGCCAGGGGGGGCGAACGGGTGTCGATCCTGGCGGTTGCGGGTCGCGGCGATTTGGAAGGTGTTCGGCGCGCGATCGATGCGGGCGCGACCGATTTTCTCATTCATCCCGTCGACGTCGAAATGCTCGGGCTTCGCCTGAGCTGCGGACGGCGTTCCGCGCAGACCCGTGAGAGATTGAGCCGGAATGAGGAGAGAAACCGCGGTTTGATCAAGGGTATTCCCCACCTGGTGTTGCAGATATCCAAAGAGGGGACGGTGCTCGATTTCGAGGCTCCCCGGGATTTCGACCTGAGGCAGTTTCCCGACGGCCTGCGCGGACGCAGGATCCAGGACGTCTTTTTCGCCGATGCCCCCTACGTGATCGTGAGGTGTATCGAAAGGGTGATCGAAACCGCCGAAAGCCAGGTTCTGGAGCACAACGTTCGCATTGGGAACGACATTCATGTGTATGAGACCCGCATCCTTCCCAATGCGGAAGGTGAGCCCACCGTCGTGATGAGGGATGTCACGGAACGCAGAAAAATGGAGAAGGAACTGCTTCAGCTTGCGTATCACGATCCGCTGACAGGGCTATTGAACCAGCATTCCATGAGGGAACGCATCGCGCGGGCATTGGAGCTTCCCGGACAGCACGGCCGCATGACGGCCATCCTGTGGGTCGACATCGACCATTTGAAACGGGTCAACGCCACCTTCGGCCACGAGCTTGGAGACGTGCTTCTGCAGCGCGTTGCGGATCGGATGCTGGGCTGCGCCCGCAGGACCGACCGCAAGGCCAGGTTGGGAAGCGACCAGTCGATCAAAGCCGTTGCGCGCATGGGAGGGGACGACTTTGTCGTTCTGCTGACCGAAATCAGCCACGTCAAGGGAGCCGCCAACCTGGCAAAGCGGCTCCTTGACGACCTCTCGCAGCCCTTTGTGCTCGATCGTCACGAAGTCTATGTCACGGCCAGCATCGGCATAGCCGTGCATCCCCATGACGGCGCGGAAGCCGGTACTCTGCTCAAGAATGCCGACTCGGCGATGCATCACGCCAAAGCCGAAGGACGAAACAACTTCCAGTTCTACACGTCTTCCGGTAAGACCGCCGCGTTGAGGAGCCTCACCCTCGAAGGCGACCTCCGCATGGCCCTGGCGCGCAGGGAACTGTTCGTCGAATATCAGCCCGAAATCGATCTCAAGACCGGTGAAACCGTCGGCCTGGAAACACTCGTTCGATGGGACCATCCGACCCTGGGACTGATTCCTCCCCTCGATTTCATCCCCCTGGCCGAGGAAACGGGACTCATCCTCCCGATCGGTGAGTGGATCCTCTCCATTGCCTGCATGCAGAACGCCATCTGGCACAAGTCGGGTCTCGAACCGATCCGGGTGGCCGTGAACCTGTCCGGGCATCAATTCCGCCAGAGAAACCTGATCAAGACCATTGCCAAGACCCTCACGAACTCACGGCTCGACCCCCAGCACCTCGAACTGGAGATCACCGAAAGCACCCTCATGGAAAACGCCGCATCCACCATCCATACGGTGAAGGAACTGAAAAGCATGGGGGTGCGACTCGCCGTCGACGATTTCGGTACCGGGTACTCCTCGTTGAGCTACCTCAGGCGTTTTCCTCTGGATGTGCTCAAGATCGACCGGTCGTTCATCAGGGACGTCACGATCAATGCGGACGATGCCGCCATCACGAGGGCCATCATTGCCATGGCCCACAATCTCAACCTGGAGGTGATAGCCGAAGGGGTGGAGAACGAGCAACAACTGCAATTCCTGCAGGAGAACAATTGCGACATGGCTCAGGGGTACTACTATTGCCGGCCGCTCACCCCGGCCAAGCTCACCAAACACCTGGAGAAGCAAAGCAGCGGCCTTTAG
- a CDS encoding LCCL domain-containing protein, protein MRKATLALGVFVLSAFLLIGHSTLEAQNVLPDPGTLNQMENVAPGTTMFFNVTGKTTGGSLWGTDYYTTDSSLAMAAVHSGAIRNGQTGVVKVIFYPGRAQYAGSTRYGVTSSSWGSYELSFAVEAAEGVKPVAGNAVMPNPGTLKNVPGAAPGQVMLFEVTGTGSGGSVWGSKMYTTDSDLGMVAVHAGVLKAGETGVVKVTFRPGQTKYVGSTKNGVKSSNWGSYDLSFEIERVK, encoded by the coding sequence ATGCGTAAAGCCACTCTGGCACTGGGCGTGTTTGTCTTGAGCGCATTTCTTCTTATCGGTCATTCCACCCTGGAAGCACAGAACGTCCTGCCCGATCCCGGGACTCTCAACCAAATGGAAAATGTGGCGCCCGGAACCACAATGTTTTTCAACGTGACAGGCAAGACGACAGGCGGTTCCCTGTGGGGGACCGACTATTACACGACGGATTCGAGCCTGGCGATGGCGGCGGTTCATTCGGGCGCAATCAGGAACGGGCAAACCGGGGTCGTCAAGGTCATCTTCTACCCGGGACGGGCTCAATATGCCGGCAGCACGCGCTACGGGGTGACGAGCTCGTCGTGGGGCAGCTATGAGCTGAGCTTCGCGGTCGAGGCCGCCGAAGGAGTCAAGCCTGTCGCGGGCAACGCCGTCATGCCCAATCCGGGCACGCTCAAGAACGTGCCCGGTGCGGCCCCGGGACAGGTCATGCTCTTCGAGGTCACCGGCACCGGGTCGGGGGGCTCCGTGTGGGGATCGAAGATGTATACGACGGATTCCGATCTGGGAATGGTCGCGGTTCACGCCGGGGTGCTCAAGGCGGGCGAGACCGGGGTGGTCAAGGTGACCTTCCGTCCGGGCCAGACGAAATACGTCGGTTCCACAAAAAACGGAGTGAAAAGCTCCAATTGGGGAAGTTACGATCTCAGCTTTGAAATCGAGCGGGTCAAATAA
- a CDS encoding gluconeogenesis factor YvcK family protein gives MAGMRATELSRYVEELLEAVLNGTTPSGPDGSHGSRLVREVLSFECRSTRVVAFGGGTGLSTVVGGNSQLDDWPEAPFVGLKEEFASIDVVVCTTDDGGSTGLLLRQLPIIGIGDLRKLLLSMILRENLKTTYGLDDFKATQLAHVIHCIFNHRFPESTDETQSVSNPTLVVPGGLRGLCPEPLEGFLSALGRYVSPGGDGPTLKPGGHCLGNLLVTAAILRESRESADCPPEAAAIRKGLDMVARAIGAPPRRLHPATATPGQLVLRYGNGVAVRGQRKSALCRRKFPIDRVAVEYCGPPAVSEDLCRAIEEAELIIFAPGSVYTSLMPILQLPPIVNAIRANTRALKILGANFWIQEGETDISLRSRNRGFYVSELVEAYEQNVPGGAEGLFDVTLSANLEHVPGNVLCNYALEGKSPIYLDRDRVERLRVLPIEATIYSRRRMRLAQVIHHDPQRFALAVRTLVFAHRQFNLKPRTVASSTVVASSTDCLTTHSPPVCAGRKTAEEILAGKRFSPPGLRQTMLEVVWENRDIRMDHLKAFCGAEIVPAAAWNRSKEWDNVLGYYDPENGMLRVHEQLSDNPERLRDNLLIALGESLLGRYLESRRWVDADWGARRYEITLRPVDERGCFLGDSQLHAYLTLARMIRSPHDPRTYRITLNDQEGFLPPGLLFGLLYAWYLNNAYGAIMEYEMSVLRWPLQRLIPHQIEERRRKEALIAFFRNVVFNHPN, from the coding sequence ATGGCCGGAATGAGGGCGACCGAGCTCAGCCGATATGTCGAGGAACTCCTGGAAGCCGTGCTGAACGGGACGACTCCCTCGGGGCCCGACGGGAGTCACGGGTCGCGCCTGGTCCGGGAGGTGTTGAGCTTCGAATGCCGCAGCACACGCGTAGTGGCGTTCGGAGGCGGAACGGGGCTTTCGACGGTTGTGGGCGGGAATTCACAGCTCGACGACTGGCCCGAGGCCCCGTTCGTCGGGCTGAAGGAAGAGTTTGCGTCCATCGACGTCGTGGTGTGCACCACGGACGACGGCGGCTCAACCGGTCTGCTGCTGCGGCAGCTTCCCATCATCGGAATAGGGGATTTGCGCAAACTGCTCCTTTCGATGATCCTGCGCGAGAACCTCAAAACGACCTACGGTCTCGACGATTTCAAAGCGACGCAGCTCGCTCATGTCATCCATTGCATCTTCAATCACCGCTTCCCGGAAAGTACCGATGAGACGCAGAGCGTGTCGAATCCGACGCTTGTCGTGCCCGGCGGATTGCGGGGGCTTTGCCCCGAGCCGCTGGAAGGTTTCCTGTCCGCATTGGGCCGCTATGTATCTCCGGGCGGAGACGGTCCGACCCTGAAGCCCGGAGGCCACTGCCTGGGAAACCTTCTGGTCACGGCGGCCATTCTCAGGGAATCCCGTGAGAGCGCGGACTGTCCTCCGGAAGCGGCCGCGATCAGGAAGGGGCTCGATATGGTGGCGCGGGCGATCGGAGCGCCCCCCCGACGGTTGCATCCCGCGACCGCGACTCCCGGACAGCTCGTGCTCCGGTACGGAAACGGAGTTGCCGTCCGGGGACAAAGAAAGTCGGCCCTCTGTCGGCGCAAGTTCCCCATCGATCGTGTGGCGGTGGAATACTGCGGGCCCCCTGCGGTGAGTGAAGACCTGTGCAGGGCCATTGAAGAGGCGGAGCTCATCATTTTTGCCCCGGGCAGTGTCTACACGAGCCTCATGCCGATTTTGCAGCTGCCGCCCATTGTCAATGCGATCAGGGCAAATACGAGGGCGCTGAAGATTCTTGGAGCCAACTTCTGGATTCAGGAGGGAGAAACCGACATATCCCTGCGGAGCAGGAATCGAGGCTTCTATGTGTCGGAGCTTGTGGAGGCTTACGAGCAGAATGTTCCCGGGGGAGCGGAAGGCTTGTTCGATGTGACGCTGAGCGCCAATCTCGAGCACGTCCCCGGGAATGTGTTGTGCAACTATGCCCTGGAGGGCAAGAGTCCCATCTACCTGGATCGCGACCGGGTGGAACGGCTCAGGGTGTTGCCCATCGAAGCGACGATCTATTCCAGGCGGAGGATGCGGCTCGCCCAGGTCATCCATCATGATCCCCAAAGGTTTGCCCTGGCCGTCCGCACGCTCGTTTTCGCCCACCGGCAGTTCAACCTCAAGCCCCGGACCGTTGCGTCATCGACCGTCGTTGCGTCATCGACGGATTGCCTCACGACCCATTCTCCTCCGGTGTGCGCCGGTAGAAAGACCGCCGAGGAAATCCTCGCTGGAAAGCGGTTTTCTCCCCCGGGGCTTCGCCAAACGATGCTGGAAGTCGTCTGGGAAAATCGCGACATCCGCATGGATCACCTGAAGGCCTTTTGCGGAGCCGAGATTGTTCCCGCGGCGGCGTGGAACAGGAGCAAAGAGTGGGACAATGTCCTGGGGTATTACGATCCGGAAAACGGAATGTTGAGGGTCCACGAGCAGTTGAGCGACAACCCCGAGCGGCTCCGGGACAATCTGTTGATTGCCCTGGGTGAGTCGTTGCTGGGACGATATCTTGAAAGCCGCCGCTGGGTCGACGCCGATTGGGGGGCGAGGCGCTACGAGATAACGTTGCGTCCCGTGGACGAGCGCGGTTGTTTTCTCGGCGATTCGCAGCTGCACGCGTATCTGACCCTCGCCCGCATGATCCGGAGTCCCCATGATCCGAGGACGTACCGGATCACCCTCAACGATCAGGAGGGGTTCCTTCCCCCTGGTCTACTTTTCGGGCTGCTCTATGCATGGTACCTCAACAATGCCTATGGCGCGATCATGGAATATGAGATGTCGGTGCTCCGTTGGCCGCTGCAAAGGCTGATTCCCCACCAGATCGAGGAACGAAGGCGCAAAGAGGCGCTCATCGCATTTTTCCGCAACGTGGTGTTCAACCATCCGAATTGA